The proteins below are encoded in one region of Metabacillus dongyingensis:
- a CDS encoding type I polyketide synthase, with amino-acid sequence MNHSPQLSVRNGMEIAIVGMSCRFPGGNNVNAFWENLKNGKESVSIFSDEELREAGIDQETIQSPNYVKAGGSITGTEWFDTHLFKYSPREAEVMDPQLKVLHECAWEALENSGYCSDTFNGLVGTYIGSSTNLYWIDTVYHQARDFIKEAELLNGSQFFSTRLSHQLNLKGPSYTVQTACSSSLVAVHLASQALLSGDCDMALAGGVSLTLPEKRGHFYQDGMILSPDGHCRPFDANARGTVNGNGAGIVVLKRLEDAVADGDFIHAIVKGSAINNDGSNKVSFTAPSVEGQADVIKAAHLMAEVEPESISYVEAHGTGTMLGDPIEIEALKLAFNTRKKGFCGIGSVKANIGHLDNAAGVAGLIKTVVSLKHRMIPPHINYEKPNVNIDFENSPFYVNNKLTEWKNSGFPLRAGISSFGMGGTNAHVVLEEAPDIEASDRGRRYQLLSFSAQTEKSLEEQTKKLADYLNQDPNVNLADVAYTLLNGRKSLKHRRMLVVSDIEEAKRELFAMNPVKVQTKSYDGASKQIIFMFPGQGAQYVNMGLDLYREEKIFREELNRCCQILEGISGVNWMELLYPSDPEAKASDAINQTSNTQPAIFIFEYSLAKMLIGWGIRPDGMIGHSIGEYVAACLSGVLSLKHALKLVYDRGILMQQLPKGSMVSVKASQNDILPLMSRDLSFAAVNGPLSCVVSGSDEEMNILETKLNREGFKYIKLLTSHAFHSSMMDPILAAYKEKIKEIDLHHPNIPFISNVTGEWITASQATSSDYWVNHLRQTVRFSDGIKHLVTGSENIFVEVGPGRALSALVRQQEQGESELAIVNTVRHSKERVSDDKFLLQNIGKLYIYGVKIDWPKYFSQERRQRVPLPTYPFDRQFFSISKDLKSRESASLSQSELVGDSKQPIAPKDDKEQKIIESYKEVTGLKYISPHADFFEIGGSSLTAVNVVARLQKDFDISINHLFEYPRASELAQHITFKGEKNKVDKHVLTSYLVARRERHRLVEDKIRDIEETRRLYDDKNRRYEEVNLFYQLNYKEILLTGTTGYLGIYLLRDLLTKSDSNVHLIVRSKNQIEAENRTKEKICSYFDPPFYDKFKQRIFVYSGDLARNDFGLDMSNYQYLSETIQCVIHSAGNVSHFGNYDKSFEANVLATKNLIDFSLTGVKKDVNHISTLAVASGTVKNKKDILYTEYDNDLGQVIENPYPKTKLEAEKIVIEARERGVNVNIFRVGNIVFDSKSGRFQENIEQNALYSMMKSYIEIGLVPEMDRDTDFSCVDDVSRAIISLFDKEELMNETHHIFNPNYMSLSDLLTTPDLNIDVKETSIDKFLDFIFDEKQVDRHASAIYNLQLHSIGEELEVFDNAGQTVFHITADKTNMLLSRTGFIWNDINDQLVRKMIEYGQQVNFFSKSKKIKW; translated from the coding sequence ATGAATCATAGTCCGCAGCTATCGGTTAGAAACGGTATGGAAATTGCTATTGTCGGGATGTCATGCAGATTTCCTGGGGGAAATAATGTAAATGCGTTCTGGGAGAATTTGAAGAATGGCAAAGAATCGGTATCCATTTTCTCAGATGAGGAGCTGCGGGAAGCAGGAATTGACCAAGAAACAATCCAGAGTCCCAATTACGTTAAGGCTGGAGGATCCATCACCGGCACAGAATGGTTTGATACTCATTTGTTTAAGTACTCTCCCCGGGAAGCAGAAGTAATGGATCCACAGTTAAAAGTTTTACACGAATGTGCTTGGGAAGCGTTGGAGAACAGCGGCTACTGTTCCGATACCTTTAACGGACTGGTTGGTACTTATATTGGAAGCTCAACAAACTTGTATTGGATTGACACGGTTTACCATCAAGCACGTGATTTTATAAAAGAAGCAGAATTGTTGAATGGTTCACAATTTTTCAGTACAAGATTGTCTCATCAATTGAACTTGAAAGGCCCAAGCTACACCGTTCAAACTGCGTGTTCATCATCCTTGGTTGCTGTTCACTTGGCAAGCCAGGCTCTTTTAAGCGGTGATTGTGACATGGCTTTGGCTGGTGGCGTCTCACTCACATTACCTGAGAAAAGAGGCCATTTCTATCAAGATGGTATGATTCTTTCACCAGATGGGCATTGCAGACCTTTTGATGCAAATGCCAGGGGAACGGTTAACGGTAATGGCGCTGGAATCGTTGTATTGAAACGTCTAGAAGATGCTGTTGCTGACGGAGATTTTATCCATGCTATCGTGAAAGGATCTGCAATAAATAATGACGGTTCAAATAAGGTCAGCTTTACCGCACCCAGTGTTGAAGGACAAGCTGACGTTATCAAGGCAGCCCATCTCATGGCAGAAGTGGAACCCGAAAGCATATCTTACGTAGAGGCCCATGGTACTGGAACCATGTTAGGAGATCCAATTGAGATTGAAGCTTTAAAACTGGCGTTTAACACAAGAAAAAAAGGGTTTTGCGGCATCGGATCTGTCAAAGCGAATATTGGTCATCTCGATAACGCCGCAGGTGTGGCAGGTTTGATTAAAACGGTCGTTTCTTTAAAACACCGAATGATTCCACCACATATAAACTACGAGAAACCAAATGTGAATATTGACTTTGAGAATAGCCCATTTTACGTGAACAATAAATTGACGGAATGGAAGAACTCCGGGTTTCCTTTAAGAGCTGGAATAAGTTCGTTTGGTATGGGGGGCACAAATGCCCATGTAGTCCTTGAGGAAGCACCGGATATAGAGGCTTCGGATAGAGGAAGAAGATATCAATTACTTTCCTTTTCTGCACAAACGGAAAAGTCACTTGAGGAACAGACAAAAAAGTTGGCAGATTACTTGAATCAAGACCCTAATGTGAATTTGGCCGATGTGGCCTATACTCTTTTAAACGGCAGAAAAAGTTTAAAACATCGAAGAATGCTGGTAGTTTCTGATATAGAGGAAGCTAAGCGTGAACTTTTCGCTATGAACCCTGTTAAAGTTCAGACCAAAAGTTATGATGGCGCCAGTAAGCAAATAATATTCATGTTTCCTGGACAAGGGGCACAGTATGTAAATATGGGGTTGGATTTGTATAGAGAAGAAAAGATATTTCGGGAAGAACTTAATCGCTGCTGTCAAATTTTAGAGGGAATTAGCGGCGTCAATTGGATGGAATTATTATATCCCTCTGATCCAGAAGCTAAAGCAAGTGACGCGATCAATCAGACATCCAATACTCAACCTGCAATATTTATTTTTGAATACTCATTGGCAAAAATGTTAATAGGATGGGGGATTCGTCCTGATGGCATGATCGGGCACAGTATAGGAGAATATGTAGCTGCCTGCTTGTCCGGGGTATTATCCCTAAAGCACGCACTTAAGCTGGTTTATGACCGTGGGATCTTAATGCAGCAATTACCTAAGGGAAGTATGGTAAGCGTAAAGGCTTCGCAAAATGACATTTTACCATTAATGAGTCGTGATTTATCCTTTGCTGCGGTGAATGGTCCATTATCATGTGTTGTTTCGGGTTCTGATGAAGAAATGAACATTTTGGAGACCAAATTGAATCGTGAAGGTTTTAAATATATTAAACTGTTAACTTCTCATGCTTTTCACTCATCCATGATGGATCCGATCTTAGCTGCTTATAAAGAGAAGATTAAAGAAATTGATCTTCATCATCCAAATATCCCATTTATTTCTAACGTCACAGGAGAGTGGATTACCGCAAGCCAAGCAACCAGCTCCGATTATTGGGTAAATCATCTGCGGCAAACAGTTAGGTTTTCTGACGGTATCAAGCATCTAGTAACAGGTTCGGAAAACATTTTTGTCGAGGTCGGACCTGGAAGAGCTTTAAGTGCATTGGTTAGACAACAAGAGCAGGGAGAATCAGAACTTGCGATTGTAAACACTGTACGGCATTCCAAAGAAAGAGTCTCCGATGATAAGTTTTTGCTTCAAAATATTGGTAAGCTGTACATTTATGGTGTAAAGATAGATTGGCCGAAATACTTTTCACAAGAAAGAAGACAGCGGGTTCCTTTACCCACATATCCCTTTGATCGGCAGTTCTTTAGTATTTCTAAGGATTTAAAAAGCCGAGAAAGTGCGTCCTTATCTCAAAGTGAACTTGTAGGAGATTCGAAGCAGCCTATTGCCCCTAAAGATGATAAAGAGCAAAAAATTATAGAATCATATAAGGAAGTTACTGGTTTGAAATATATAAGTCCTCATGCTGATTTTTTTGAAATAGGAGGCAGCTCACTTACCGCAGTCAATGTTGTCGCCAGATTACAGAAGGATTTTGATATTTCTATTAATCATTTATTTGAATATCCCAGAGCGTCTGAACTAGCACAGCATATCACGTTTAAGGGAGAGAAGAATAAGGTCGATAAACATGTGTTGACAAGTTACCTTGTTGCAAGGAGGGAAAGGCACCGCTTAGTAGAGGATAAAATTAGGGACATTGAAGAAACACGCCGTTTATATGATGATAAAAACAGAAGATATGAGGAAGTAAATCTTTTTTATCAACTTAATTATAAAGAGATTCTATTAACAGGAACTACAGGATATTTGGGAATTTACTTGCTGCGTGATTTATTAACAAAATCAGATAGCAATGTTCACCTCATTGTAAGAAGCAAGAATCAAATAGAAGCAGAAAATCGCACGAAAGAAAAAATTTGTTCTTATTTTGATCCACCTTTTTATGACAAGTTTAAACAAAGAATTTTTGTTTACAGTGGTGACCTGGCAAGAAATGATTTTGGATTGGATATGAGTAATTATCAATATCTTAGTGAAACGATTCAATGTGTTATCCATTCAGCTGGTAATGTTAGTCATTTTGGAAACTACGATAAATCCTTCGAAGCGAACGTATTGGCTACGAAAAATTTAATCGATTTTTCACTCACGGGAGTAAAGAAAGATGTTAACCATATTTCTACATTGGCTGTAGCTTCCGGTACAGTGAAAAATAAAAAAGATATATTGTATACGGAATACGATAATGATTTGGGACAAGTTATTGAAAATCCTTACCCGAAAACAAAGCTAGAAGCTGAAAAGATTGTTATTGAGGCAAGGGAAAGAGGAGTAAACGTAAACATTTTTCGAGTAGGAAATATCGTTTTTGATTCTAAATCTGGCAGGTTTCAAGAGAACATAGAGCAGAACGCTTTGTATTCTATGATGAAATCATATATAGAAATTGGTCTGGTTCCAGAAATGGATAGAGATACAGATTTTTCATGTGTTGATGATGTTAGTCGAGCAATAATCAGTCTATTTGATAAAGAAGAATTAATGAATGAAACCCACCATATCTTTAATCCGAATTATATGAGTTTATCCGATCTTCTAACTACTCCTGACTTGAATATTGATGTGAAAGAAACGTCAATTGACAAATTTTTAGATTTTATCTTTGATGAAAAGCAAGTCGATCGACATGCATCAGCTATTTATAACTTACAGCTGCATAGCATAGGAGAAGAACTGGAAGTCTTTGATAATGCTGGGCAGACAGTTTTTCATATCACAGCTGATAAAACAAATATGCTGCTAAGCAGAACTGGTTTTATATGGAATGATATAAATGATCAATTGGTAAGGAAAATGATAGAGTACGGTCAGCAGGTGAACTTCTTCTCTAAATCAAAAAAGATAAAGTGGTGA
- a CDS encoding non-ribosomal peptide synthetase produces MINHTYNNDLLTEEEKFWLSQLSENLSMSSFTHKNNNVDFEDRKRKLFTYRIPGQISREILKMSDQSEYGLFIILMSGVKYLLSIYTDNGDVSIGTPVIQSKSGAAYQDHQLIIRSDIHSGMSFKELLFKVQQNISDANKNQKVSHDKLAKLLGFDSKTSNRLNPLTVVQLENIQRSSSNYDSYADTVFNFTWHGSTIECSITCNGIAGEMIGKITDQLTHFFRAVVENPNIRLSEIDILSNDRNQILYEFNNTAADFPRDKSVVELFELQVSKTPHETAVVYQGQKLTYQELNKKANHIANELVKLGIKENCVVGSMVDRSLELPIGVLGILKAGAAYLPIDPNYPNERIKKVIGNSNVDIILKCSDHKHVYINQNTLFIDIDTTLEKGTPVSMEKNLELEISSESLMYVLYTSGSTGDPKGVMVKRNSFVNLLYWYTNEFDINEASNLLLIAPISFDTAHKNLFAPLIRGGRLHLFEPGMYDYNKMSDYIEFHKITTINCTPSGFYPLVDYNEESDYSRLTSLKHVFLGGESINCKKLKPLAESASFSSEIVNTYGPTECTDIASFYRISNQELIQQKSIPIGKPLNNVELYIVNQEMNLLPIGITGELCIAGVGLSQGYYNAPVLTKEKFVEFPHIPGKKVYKTGDMARWMPDGNIEFIGRIDNLTKIRGFRVEVGEIENCLLKHQDVEEAVVVAMEGTFGTKELSAYFVANGDITNSELRNYLIKRVPDFMVPAYFTQLNKMPLNQNGKIDRKALPVPDLDNASSSSYVAPESELERMIAGIWEEVLNIERIGVYDNFFELGGHSLKAASIVLKINQVFETNLQISELFKQPTIKEVVNLITKMQQHKRSTVLAVKEREYYPVSSQQKRLFIMWQLNRDSVAYNLPSAIIIEGNLNPDKLVAVFQKLVDRHESLRTSFSFVGGQLVQSVHPRLDVIVDFAEAPKDRLMEFVKSLVKPFNLEKPPLFRVTVIKIGENKHLLLTDAHHIVFDGISMDIIMVEFSDYYSDKNLPQAKIQYRDYSVWQEVFFQTDDFKRKEEYWLDLFKEGIPALELNTDYPRRPLQNYEGDHVLVTASHDLTSRLRRIAAENGATLYMVLLSALNVLFFKYTGQEDITIGSPTAGRSRPGLEGVIGMFVNTVVMRNFPCREKTFRKFLSEVKNTTLNALDHEEYPFEVLIDQLGVHRNLGRNPMFDIMFSLDSNENFFKDTKELSFHKFPIESNLTQFDMFIHAMETNNSIDLKFKFRTNVFMKETVLRMADHFMRLLDEITQSVNMLLQDIQIMSELEKQTILSGFNNTDAEFSYHQMTVHEIFENQVKETISKTAVVCNGITLSYSELDSKANQLARILRTRGVQRNNIIGIIAEPSLEMVIGVLGVLKAGGAFLPIDPGFPISRIEYLLKDSNCQLILTQHHLKGKLTFEQEVVGLDDETICNEDDSTLENINQSDDLAYVIYTSGTTGNPKGVMIEHRNLVNQLGGLIENMQFDQEFHHLLLAKVSFDVSVQQIFLPILSGGKLYIPEEELAAEPRKLWSFIEQNKINMLGAVPAHLKVLINSASTNQRLRYVFVAGEVFTKNLYDELRRTVNADQIINLYGPTETTIFSTLYVCNEKEEGSSLPIGKPLNNYRAYILDQDHSPVPLGATGELCIAGAGVGRGYINNPDLTNERFVSDPFVPGKRMYKTGDLARWLQNGNIEYIGRIDHQVKIKGVRVEPDEIKEHLLNHSSVKDAVVIAKQNQSDESYLCAYLITIQDVNTADLREYLKNKLPDYMIPSHFVKLESMPLTNSDKIDVRALQKRKDEDYMLSGPSYKAPGTQIEITIADIWKQVLGVNKVGIHDHFFELGGNSLNIVQVNERLKEELNIDLPVVALFRHTTIYSLAQQLKLINAEPEKTNPDRVQVMEESRNRLKDRRRRKRDWNES; encoded by the coding sequence ATGATCAATCATACATATAATAATGATTTGTTAACTGAAGAAGAAAAATTTTGGTTGAGTCAGCTATCCGAGAATTTAAGCATGAGCAGCTTTACTCATAAAAATAATAATGTTGATTTTGAAGATCGTAAACGCAAGTTATTTACATATAGAATACCAGGTCAAATATCCCGTGAAATCCTTAAGATGAGTGATCAATCCGAATATGGGTTATTCATCATTCTGATGAGCGGGGTAAAATACTTACTTTCAATATATACGGATAATGGAGATGTCTCAATCGGAACCCCAGTTATTCAATCAAAATCTGGGGCAGCTTATCAAGATCATCAATTGATCATACGAAGTGATATCCATAGCGGAATGTCATTTAAAGAGCTTCTATTTAAAGTGCAGCAAAATATTTCTGATGCCAATAAAAACCAGAAAGTATCACATGATAAATTAGCAAAATTATTAGGTTTTGATTCTAAAACCTCCAATAGACTGAACCCCCTTACAGTTGTCCAGCTTGAAAATATTCAACGCAGCAGTTCAAATTATGATTCATATGCCGACACGGTCTTCAATTTCACTTGGCATGGAAGCACTATTGAATGCTCTATTACTTGTAACGGAATCGCAGGAGAAATGATCGGAAAAATTACAGATCAACTGACTCATTTCTTTAGAGCAGTGGTGGAAAACCCTAATATTCGACTTTCTGAAATCGATATTTTATCCAATGATAGGAATCAAATTCTTTATGAGTTTAACAACACTGCTGCAGATTTTCCTAGAGACAAGTCAGTTGTTGAATTGTTTGAATTACAAGTGTCAAAAACTCCTCATGAGACAGCAGTCGTTTATCAAGGCCAAAAGTTAACTTATCAGGAATTAAATAAAAAAGCGAACCATATAGCAAATGAATTGGTTAAGCTGGGGATCAAAGAAAATTGTGTAGTAGGAAGTATGGTGGATAGATCTCTCGAACTTCCAATCGGAGTATTAGGAATTTTAAAAGCAGGAGCAGCTTATTTACCCATTGATCCAAACTATCCAAATGAACGTATAAAAAAGGTTATAGGTAACTCCAACGTAGATATAATTTTGAAATGCAGTGATCATAAACATGTGTATATTAATCAGAATACTCTATTTATTGATATCGATACAACTTTAGAAAAGGGTACACCAGTATCAATGGAAAAAAATCTAGAGCTCGAAATCTCATCTGAAAGTTTAATGTATGTTCTTTACACCTCGGGAAGTACTGGTGATCCTAAAGGGGTTATGGTTAAAAGAAATTCATTTGTAAACCTGCTCTACTGGTACACGAATGAATTTGATATAAATGAAGCCAGCAATTTATTATTAATTGCCCCAATAAGTTTCGACACTGCGCATAAGAATTTATTTGCTCCATTAATAAGAGGAGGACGATTACACCTCTTTGAGCCGGGTATGTACGATTATAATAAAATGTCAGATTATATTGAATTTCATAAAATTACAACTATAAATTGTACACCAAGCGGTTTTTATCCATTGGTTGATTATAATGAAGAATCGGATTACAGCAGGTTAACATCACTGAAACATGTCTTCTTAGGCGGTGAATCAATTAATTGTAAAAAGTTGAAACCTTTGGCGGAGTCAGCCAGCTTCAGTAGTGAAATAGTAAATACTTATGGTCCTACTGAGTGCACGGATATTGCCTCCTTCTACCGAATCAGCAATCAAGAATTAATTCAGCAGAAGTCAATTCCTATCGGAAAGCCGCTCAATAATGTAGAACTATACATTGTTAATCAAGAAATGAACCTCTTGCCAATTGGTATAACAGGAGAATTATGTATTGCTGGAGTCGGATTGTCACAGGGATATTACAATGCACCCGTTTTAACTAAAGAAAAGTTTGTGGAGTTTCCGCATATTCCCGGGAAAAAAGTTTATAAAACTGGGGATATGGCGAGGTGGATGCCTGATGGGAATATTGAATTTATTGGAAGAATAGACAATCTTACAAAGATAAGAGGCTTTCGGGTAGAAGTAGGTGAAATTGAGAATTGTCTTTTGAAACACCAGGATGTGGAGGAAGCAGTTGTTGTTGCGATGGAAGGTACTTTTGGCACAAAAGAGTTAAGCGCTTATTTTGTTGCCAATGGGGATATAACGAATTCGGAATTAAGAAATTATCTAATTAAAAGGGTGCCGGATTTCATGGTACCAGCTTATTTCACTCAACTGAATAAAATGCCTCTTAATCAAAATGGAAAAATTGATCGAAAAGCACTGCCCGTGCCTGATTTGGATAATGCGTCAAGCTCAAGTTATGTCGCACCTGAAAGTGAACTGGAAAGAATGATCGCTGGTATCTGGGAAGAAGTTCTTAATATTGAAAGAATAGGAGTTTATGATAACTTCTTTGAATTAGGCGGCCATTCGTTAAAGGCTGCTTCAATTGTTCTGAAGATAAACCAAGTATTTGAAACAAATCTGCAAATAAGCGAATTGTTTAAGCAACCAACCATAAAAGAAGTTGTTAATCTAATTACTAAGATGCAACAACATAAGAGATCAACCGTTTTAGCTGTCAAAGAAAGAGAATACTATCCCGTCTCATCACAGCAGAAAAGATTATTTATCATGTGGCAGCTTAATCGAGACTCTGTGGCCTATAATTTGCCCTCTGCAATCATTATAGAAGGTAATCTTAATCCAGATAAGCTGGTGGCAGTTTTCCAGAAGCTCGTTGATCGTCATGAATCTTTGCGCACATCATTTTCTTTTGTCGGTGGTCAACTTGTACAGTCAGTTCATCCTAGATTAGATGTTATTGTCGATTTTGCGGAAGCCCCGAAAGATAGACTAATGGAATTTGTAAAGAGTTTAGTCAAGCCTTTTAACCTGGAAAAACCTCCTCTTTTTAGAGTAACGGTTATTAAGATCGGAGAAAATAAGCATTTGCTGTTGACTGATGCTCATCATATTGTTTTTGATGGTATATCCATGGATATTATTATGGTGGAATTTTCTGATTACTATTCAGATAAAAACCTGCCTCAGGCTAAGATACAGTATAGAGACTACTCAGTATGGCAGGAGGTATTTTTTCAGACTGATGATTTTAAGCGCAAAGAGGAGTATTGGTTAGACCTGTTTAAAGAAGGTATTCCTGCACTAGAGTTAAATACTGATTACCCGCGTCGTCCCTTGCAAAATTATGAAGGGGATCATGTATTAGTTACTGCAAGCCACGATTTGACATCACGTTTAAGAAGAATAGCAGCGGAGAATGGGGCAACCCTTTATATGGTGTTACTTTCTGCTTTGAATGTGTTGTTTTTCAAATATACCGGTCAAGAAGATATTACAATTGGTTCACCGACTGCAGGTAGATCCCGTCCTGGTTTGGAAGGTGTTATCGGCATGTTTGTTAATACTGTGGTAATGAGAAACTTTCCATGTCGTGAAAAAACTTTTCGGAAGTTTTTGAGTGAAGTGAAGAATACTACGCTGAATGCTCTGGATCATGAAGAATATCCGTTTGAAGTGTTGATAGATCAATTAGGCGTTCATAGAAATCTTGGTAGAAATCCGATGTTTGACATTATGTTTTCTCTAGACAGTAATGAGAATTTCTTTAAGGATACTAAAGAATTGTCCTTCCATAAATTCCCGATAGAAAGCAACTTGACTCAATTTGATATGTTCATTCATGCAATGGAAACGAACAATAGCATTGATTTGAAATTTAAGTTTCGGACGAATGTATTTATGAAAGAAACAGTACTAAGAATGGCCGACCATTTTATGCGTTTGCTTGATGAAATTACCCAAAGTGTGAATATGCTGCTGCAAGATATTCAGATAATGTCCGAGCTAGAAAAGCAAACCATTCTCTCAGGATTCAATAATACGGATGCAGAATTCTCATATCATCAAATGACGGTGCATGAGATATTTGAGAATCAAGTGAAAGAGACAATATCGAAAACTGCTGTCGTTTGTAATGGGATTACACTATCTTATTCTGAGCTTGATTCGAAAGCCAATCAACTGGCCCGCATTTTAAGAACAAGAGGAGTGCAAAGAAATAACATCATCGGAATTATTGCTGAGCCCTCCTTGGAAATGGTCATAGGAGTTCTTGGGGTGCTAAAGGCAGGAGGCGCATTTTTGCCAATCGATCCCGGCTTTCCGATAAGCAGGATAGAATATCTATTGAAAGACAGTAATTGTCAGTTAATCCTGACGCAGCATCATTTGAAGGGAAAGTTAACTTTTGAACAGGAAGTTGTTGGACTGGATGATGAAACGATCTGTAATGAAGATGATTCTACTCTTGAAAATATAAATCAATCCGACGACTTGGCATATGTGATTTATACGTCCGGAACAACTGGGAATCCAAAAGGTGTTATGATCGAGCACAGAAATCTTGTCAATCAGCTGGGTGGATTGATCGAAAACATGCAGTTTGACCAAGAGTTTCATCATTTGCTGCTTGCGAAAGTTTCTTTCGATGTTTCCGTACAACAGATTTTTCTCCCGATCCTGTCAGGAGGAAAATTGTATATTCCTGAGGAAGAGCTGGCTGCTGAACCGAGGAAACTTTGGAGTTTTATTGAGCAAAACAAAATCAATATGCTGGGTGCTGTACCCGCCCATTTGAAGGTTTTGATAAATAGTGCCTCTACAAATCAGCGTCTTCGCTACGTCTTTGTAGCAGGCGAGGTCTTCACAAAGAATCTTTACGATGAATTACGAAGAACTGTTAATGCCGATCAAATAATAAATCTTTATGGTCCAACCGAGACAACGATTTTTTCAACACTTTATGTTTGCAACGAAAAAGAAGAAGGTTCGAGCTTGCCTATAGGTAAACCTTTAAACAACTATCGAGCGTATATTTTAGACCAAGATCATAGTCCCGTACCCTTAGGTGCAACTGGGGAGTTATGTATTGCTGGTGCGGGCGTAGGGAGAGGCTATATCAATAACCCAGATTTGACAAATGAACGTTTCGTCTCCGATCCATTTGTTCCGGGTAAAAGGATGTATAAAACTGGGGATCTGGCTAGGTGGCTTCAAAATGGGAACATTGAATATATCGGAAGAATTGATCACCAGGTAAAGATTAAAGGAGTCCGAGTAGAGCCGGATGAAATAAAAGAGCATCTTTTAAACCATAGCTCCGTTAAGGACGCAGTTGTCATTGCAAAACAGAATCAGAGTGATGAAAGTTACTTGTGTGCGTATTTGATTACAATTCAAGATGTAAATACCGCAGATTTAAGAGAATACTTGAAAAATAAGCTGCCAGATTACATGATCCCATCACATTTTGTAAAGTTGGAAAGTATGCCCCTGACGAACAGTGACAAAATTGACGTAAGAGCGCTGCAAAAAAGAAAAGACGAGGACTATATGTTGTCAGGACCCTCTTATAAGGCACCTGGAACACAAATAGAAATAACTATAGCGGATATATGGAAACAGGTACTTGGTGTGAACAAAGTAGGTATCCATGATCATTTTTTCGAGCTTGGTGGAAATTCCCTTAATATTGTTCAAGTAAATGAGCGGCTGAAAGAAGAATTAAACATCGACTTACCTGTAGTGGCGTTATTCAGACACACCACCATTTATTCTTTGGCCCAACAATTAAAATTGATTAATGCGGAACCAGAGAAAACGAATCCAGATCGAGTACAAGTGATGGAGGAATCGAGAAACAGGCTAAAGGACAGAAGGCGAAGAAAGAGGGATTGGAATGAATCATAG
- a CDS encoding thioesterase II family protein: MSKLVLFCFPYAGGSGSIFNNWRNYLHHSIELQPIHYAGRGKRFQECCYQDMNEITNDIFENITDYINKSNYSFFGHSMGGLIAYELCKKMVSEGLHSPAHIFLSGIKPPNHVREKKVHNLPEKEFKEKIGKLNGTPKEILNNQELMDIYLPILRSDFKLIEEYEFSREGYKLNTSITAMYGKQDDITEEDMKKWTDFTSKDSQVRGYPGGHFFINENYIDIIDLINLTLVGRGGFYDQSYI, translated from the coding sequence ATGAGTAAATTGGTTCTTTTTTGTTTTCCCTACGCTGGAGGATCAGGGTCAATATTCAATAATTGGCGCAATTATTTACACCATAGCATTGAGCTGCAGCCTATTCACTATGCAGGGAGAGGAAAGAGATTTCAAGAATGCTGCTATCAAGATATGAATGAGATCACAAATGATATATTCGAAAATATAACTGATTATATAAACAAAAGTAATTATTCGTTTTTTGGACATAGCATGGGAGGACTTATCGCCTATGAACTTTGTAAAAAAATGGTGAGCGAAGGCTTACATTCCCCTGCTCATATTTTTCTGTCAGGCATAAAACCTCCTAACCATGTTAGAGAAAAGAAAGTTCATAATTTACCTGAAAAAGAATTCAAAGAAAAAATAGGTAAACTAAATGGTACTCCAAAAGAGATTCTTAATAATCAGGAGTTAATGGATATATATTTACCGATTTTAAGGTCTGACTTTAAATTGATAGAAGAATATGAATTTAGCAGAGAAGGGTACAAATTAAACACTAGTATTACTGCTATGTACGGTAAGCAGGATGATATAACTGAGGAAGATATGAAAAAATGGACTGACTTTACTTCAAAAGACAGCCAAGTCCGCGGCTATCCAGGAGGGCACTTTTTTATTAATGAAAATTATATTGATATCATAGATCTGATTAATTTGACATTAGTTGGGAGAGGCGGTTTTTATGATCAATCATACATATAA